One segment of Agromyces albus DNA contains the following:
- a CDS encoding MFS transporter, with product MKRPPPTERLFTPQFIALGVSDLAYFTAVGVSIFALPLYVTGPVGGDEIGAGFAFGVFAVSALVLRPFAGRIVDVYGRLPLLLGGALLAAGSLALIAMAENLVAIIALRLLAGVAEAAFFVAGFAALADLAPAKRLGEALSYNSLRLYLGIALGPPLGEVLVQTWGFGIAWLGAAVLAVLAAALTLLIGETREDTSADSSPDLSPRRFIHRPSIPISIGFITSLVAVGGFLAFASLHAVRVGLSQASLALFVYGGVVVVCRIVFARVPDRLPSLPLGAAALGVIGTGLGLIAVWQAPAGMLVGVVIMAVGVSFCTPAFFSAIFSTATPSQRGAASGTASAALDLGLGLGPIALGLVAGPFGIPWAFGVGAAIAFAGGIWTLFLQRRTRQRQPVDVA from the coding sequence ATGAAGCGCCCGCCGCCGACTGAGCGGCTGTTCACGCCGCAGTTCATCGCGCTCGGGGTCTCCGACCTCGCGTACTTCACTGCTGTGGGCGTGTCGATCTTCGCCCTGCCCCTCTACGTGACCGGTCCCGTCGGCGGGGACGAGATCGGTGCCGGGTTCGCCTTCGGCGTGTTCGCGGTGTCCGCGCTCGTGCTGCGACCCTTCGCCGGCCGAATCGTCGACGTCTACGGCCGTCTGCCCCTCCTTCTCGGGGGCGCACTGCTCGCTGCCGGCAGCCTCGCGCTCATCGCAATGGCCGAGAACCTGGTCGCGATCATCGCGCTGCGCCTGCTCGCCGGGGTTGCCGAGGCCGCCTTCTTCGTCGCCGGCTTCGCAGCGCTCGCCGATCTCGCACCGGCCAAGCGGTTGGGCGAGGCGCTGTCCTACAACTCCCTCCGCCTCTATCTCGGCATCGCGCTCGGCCCGCCGCTCGGCGAGGTTCTCGTGCAGACTTGGGGATTCGGCATCGCCTGGCTGGGCGCGGCAGTGCTCGCGGTGCTCGCCGCAGCGCTGACGCTGCTGATCGGGGAGACCCGGGAGGACACCTCGGCCGACTCGTCGCCCGATCTCTCGCCTCGCCGGTTCATCCATCGGCCTTCCATCCCGATCTCGATCGGATTCATCACGTCGCTCGTCGCCGTCGGCGGGTTCCTCGCCTTCGCCTCCCTGCATGCGGTGCGCGTCGGCCTGAGTCAGGCGAGCCTTGCGCTGTTCGTCTACGGCGGCGTCGTCGTGGTGTGCCGGATCGTATTCGCGCGCGTGCCCGACCGGTTGCCCTCGCTCCCGCTCGGCGCCGCCGCACTCGGCGTGATCGGCACCGGGCTCGGTCTCATCGCAGTCTGGCAGGCTCCGGCGGGGATGCTGGTCGGCGTCGTCATCATGGCCGTCGGCGTCTCATTCTGCACCCCTGCGTTCTTCTCGGCGATCTTCTCGACGGCGACGCCATCGCAGCGAGGTGCCGCTTCCGGCACCGCCAGTGCGGCCCTCGACCTGGGGCTCGGGCTCGGGCCGATCGCGCTCGGCTTGGTCGCCGGCCCATTCGGGATCCCGTGGGCCTTCGGCGTCGGCGCGGCCATCGCCTTCGCGGGTGGCATCTGGACGCTGTTCCTGCAGCGCCGCACCCGTCAGCGGCAACCGGTCGACGTCGCCTGA
- a CDS encoding DUF3097 domain-containing protein — MPATPHDPIGHDRYGGDVLAGDWRARGRRTIPVIEAERDLVVELASSGFCGAVVAVEKQTVTLEDRFGARRMFPLGHGFLVEGSLVELVMPKPKAPAGRLRTASGSFAVASAPAKVALPSRIFVEGRHDAELVEKVWGADLRIEGVVVEYLEGVDVLADVLDEFRPGPGRRVGVLVDHLVPGSKEQRIADAARRGPHGAHVLVVGHPYIDIWQSVKPARLGRDAWPEIPRGIEWKHGICEAFGWPHEEQADIARAWQRILGRVRGYGDLEPALLGRVEELIDFVTTAR, encoded by the coding sequence GTGCCTGCTACGCCCCATGACCCCATCGGCCACGACCGGTACGGCGGCGATGTGCTCGCCGGCGACTGGAGGGCGCGCGGCCGCCGCACGATCCCCGTCATCGAGGCCGAGCGCGACCTCGTCGTCGAGCTCGCGAGCAGCGGCTTCTGCGGTGCGGTCGTCGCCGTCGAGAAGCAGACCGTGACCCTCGAAGATCGGTTCGGCGCACGGCGCATGTTCCCGCTCGGGCACGGATTCCTCGTCGAGGGGAGCCTGGTCGAGCTCGTCATGCCGAAGCCCAAGGCGCCGGCGGGCCGGCTTCGCACCGCCTCGGGCTCGTTCGCGGTCGCATCGGCTCCGGCGAAGGTCGCGTTGCCGAGCCGGATCTTCGTCGAGGGCCGCCATGACGCCGAGCTCGTCGAGAAGGTGTGGGGCGCCGACCTCCGCATCGAAGGTGTCGTCGTCGAGTACCTCGAGGGTGTCGACGTGCTCGCCGACGTGCTCGACGAGTTCCGGCCGGGTCCCGGCCGCCGCGTCGGCGTGCTCGTCGACCACCTCGTGCCGGGATCGAAGGAGCAGCGCATCGCCGACGCCGCCCGGCGCGGGCCGCATGGCGCGCACGTGCTCGTGGTGGGGCATCCGTACATCGACATCTGGCAGTCCGTGAAGCCGGCACGTCTCGGCCGCGATGCGTGGCCCGAGATTCCCCGCGGCATCGAGTGGAAGCACGGCATCTGCGAGGCGTTCGGCTGGCCGCACGAGGAGCAGGCCGACATCGCCCGCGCCTGGCAGCGCATCCTCGGCAGGGTGCGTGGTTACGGCGACCTCGAACCGGCGCTGCTCGGCCGGGTCGAGGAGCTCATCGACTTCGTGACGACGGCGCGCTGA
- a CDS encoding VIT1/CCC1 transporter family protein, translated as MTEQPNGSAGDRARWRRYLADERAEAAVYRELAARRDGEEREILLALAAAEGRHEAHWLALLDGDDAGTPRADMRTRMLTALARRFGSIFVLALAQRAEARSPYATDPDATAAMAADERIHGEVVRGLASRGRRRLAGSFRAAVFGANDGLVSNLALVLGIGATGVPAAVVLFTGIAGLLAGALSMGAGEYVSVRSQRELLEASAPDPTAREALPDLDIDANELALVYRARGMQEQEAIEHAALVVARVHAAEQSAAPTDSLTVVHHDDEAIGTGLSAAVSSFLFFASGALIPVLPYLFSLTGTVAIVTATVLVGIALLATGATVGLLSGASPLKRALRQLAIGLGAAAVTYLLGLAFGTTIA; from the coding sequence GTGACCGAGCAGCCGAACGGATCGGCGGGCGACCGCGCCAGGTGGCGCCGCTACCTCGCCGACGAGCGCGCCGAGGCTGCGGTCTACCGCGAGCTCGCAGCGCGCCGCGATGGCGAGGAACGCGAGATCCTCCTCGCCCTCGCCGCCGCGGAGGGACGCCACGAGGCGCATTGGCTCGCGCTGCTCGACGGCGATGACGCCGGCACGCCCCGCGCCGACATGCGCACGCGCATGCTCACGGCCCTCGCCCGTCGCTTCGGCTCGATCTTCGTGCTCGCGCTCGCGCAACGCGCGGAAGCGCGGTCTCCCTATGCGACCGATCCCGATGCGACGGCGGCGATGGCCGCTGACGAACGGATCCACGGCGAAGTCGTGCGCGGGCTCGCCTCGCGCGGCCGGCGCCGCCTGGCCGGATCGTTCCGCGCGGCCGTCTTCGGCGCGAACGACGGGCTCGTCTCGAACCTGGCTCTCGTGCTCGGCATCGGGGCGACGGGCGTTCCCGCGGCCGTCGTGCTGTTCACGGGGATCGCGGGCCTCCTGGCAGGAGCGCTCTCGATGGGCGCCGGCGAGTACGTCTCGGTGCGGTCCCAGCGTGAACTGCTCGAGGCATCCGCCCCCGATCCCACCGCTCGCGAGGCCCTGCCCGACCTCGACATCGACGCCAACGAACTCGCCCTCGTGTACCGCGCGCGCGGCATGCAGGAGCAGGAGGCGATCGAGCACGCCGCTCTCGTCGTCGCTCGCGTCCACGCAGCCGAGCAGTCCGCGGCTCCCACCGACTCGCTCACCGTCGTCCACCACGACGATGAAGCCATCGGCACGGGCCTGTCGGCCGCAGTCTCGAGCTTCCTCTTCTTCGCGTCGGGTGCACTCATCCCAGTGTTGCCGTACCTCTTCAGCCTGACGGGTACCGTCGCCATCGTCACCGCGACCGTGCTCGTCGGCATCGCCCTGCTCGCCACTGGTGCGACGGTGGGCCTGCTCTCGGGTGCGTCGCCGCTGAAGCGAGCGCTGCGGCAGCTGGCCATCGGACTCGGCGCCGCCGCGGTTACCTACCTGCTCGGGCTCGCCTTCGGAACGACGATCGCCTGA
- a CDS encoding Lrp/AsnC family transcriptional regulator, with protein sequence MAQKPELDRVDRALLQALSANARASGAALAAEVGVAESTVSLRLRRLQALGTVRGYRVEVDLASLGVSLQALIAIRLVKHDRSEIDAFRAQVPHLPGVIGVFHMAGAEDYLLHVAARDAEELRQFVLDHLTGHPAVAHTETNLIFEHVDGDGWNRLVG encoded by the coding sequence GTGGCGCAGAAACCCGAACTCGATCGCGTCGACCGGGCGCTCCTCCAGGCGCTCTCCGCGAATGCACGCGCCTCGGGTGCTGCTCTCGCCGCCGAGGTGGGCGTCGCCGAGTCGACCGTATCGCTTCGTCTGCGGCGGCTGCAGGCGCTCGGCACCGTGCGCGGGTACCGCGTCGAGGTCGACCTCGCCTCGCTGGGCGTGTCGCTGCAAGCGCTCATTGCGATCCGGCTCGTGAAGCACGATCGCAGCGAGATCGACGCGTTCCGCGCGCAGGTACCGCACCTGCCCGGCGTGATCGGGGTCTTCCACATGGCAGGCGCCGAAGACTACCTCCTCCACGTTGCCGCTCGCGATGCCGAGGAGCTGCGCCAGTTCGTGCTCGATCACCTCACGGGACATCCGGCGGTGGCACACACCGAGACGAATCTCATCTTCGAGCACGTCGACGGCGACGGGTGGAATCGCCTCGTCGGCTGA
- a CDS encoding trans-sulfuration enzyme family protein: MQTSSSHLETRAVHGGMAGVRESGSHVPVIDFSTTNPLGSVEAGGLSYEELATGHELGEGRSAVYQRLWQPGVARFEDALAGLEGTQGAVAFASGMAALAATLIATASAGRPHVVAVRPLYGGTDHVLASGLLGTRVTWADAAGIADAIEPDTGLVIVETPANPTLELLDLRAIADAAGSVPVLVDNTFATPVLQRPVEHGATLVLHSATKYLGGHGDVMGGIVAGDQEWMGRLRQVRALTGGLLHPMGAYLLHRGLRTLPLRVRAQQATAEVLARRLLEHPAVAHVRYPGLPGQDPSGLIGTQLDGPGSIIALELVGGYPAAARFTESCDLVTHAVSLGGVDSLVQHPASLTHRPVAGEAKPGAGVVRLSIGLEHVDDLTADLMTALDAAAELDVPGPGRAAASVVPDASIGTVREAAAAR; this comes from the coding sequence ATGCAGACATCGTCGTCGCACCTCGAGACCCGCGCCGTGCACGGCGGCATGGCGGGCGTTCGAGAAAGCGGATCCCACGTGCCCGTCATCGACTTCTCGACCACCAATCCGCTCGGATCGGTCGAGGCCGGAGGCCTCTCCTACGAGGAACTCGCCACTGGTCATGAGCTCGGCGAAGGTCGTTCGGCGGTCTACCAGCGCCTCTGGCAGCCCGGCGTGGCACGTTTCGAAGACGCACTCGCGGGCCTCGAAGGCACCCAGGGTGCGGTGGCCTTCGCGAGCGGTATGGCCGCGCTCGCGGCGACGCTCATCGCTACGGCGTCGGCGGGCCGACCACACGTCGTCGCCGTGCGTCCGCTGTACGGCGGCACCGACCATGTGCTCGCGAGCGGTCTGCTCGGCACTCGCGTGACGTGGGCGGATGCCGCGGGCATCGCCGATGCGATCGAACCCGACACGGGTCTCGTCATCGTCGAGACGCCCGCGAACCCCACACTCGAACTGCTCGACCTGCGTGCGATCGCGGATGCCGCCGGCTCGGTGCCCGTGCTCGTCGACAACACCTTCGCCACCCCGGTGCTGCAGCGGCCGGTCGAGCATGGCGCGACGCTCGTGCTGCACAGCGCGACGAAGTATCTCGGCGGCCACGGCGACGTCATGGGCGGGATCGTCGCGGGCGACCAGGAGTGGATGGGGCGGCTGCGACAGGTGCGAGCGCTCACCGGCGGACTGCTGCATCCGATGGGCGCCTATCTCCTGCACCGTGGCCTGCGCACACTGCCGCTGCGAGTTCGCGCCCAGCAGGCCACCGCCGAGGTGCTCGCCAGGCGACTCCTCGAACACCCGGCGGTCGCGCACGTGCGCTACCCGGGGCTGCCGGGCCAGGACCCCTCGGGACTCATCGGTACGCAGCTCGACGGACCGGGATCGATCATCGCGCTCGAGCTCGTGGGCGGATATCCGGCAGCCGCACGATTCACGGAGTCGTGCGACCTCGTGACGCACGCGGTCTCGCTCGGCGGTGTCGACTCGCTCGTGCAGCACCCCGCCTCCCTCACGCACCGGCCTGTCGCGGGTGAAGCCAAGCCCGGTGCGGGCGTCGTGCGTCTCTCGATCGGCCTCGAACACGTCGACGACCTCACGGCCGATCTCATGACGGCGCTCGATGCAGCGGCTGAACTGGACGTTCCTGGCCCAGGCCGAGCTGCGGCATCCGTCGTGCCCGATGCGTCGATCGGCACCGTACGAGAAGCGGCGGCCGCTCGCTGA
- a CDS encoding DEAD/DEAH box helicase, giving the protein MSTATPSGPLPGTSAAEHLSPSFPERAAWGTASKLRAWQAEALELYLAEQPRDFLAAATPGAGKTTFALRLAAELRARRVIDRITVVAPTDHLKRQWADAAARAGIRLDPGFRNAHGRSARHFHGVVVTYAQVAMRPALHRELTLSGRTLVILDEVHHGGDALSWGDAIREAFEPATKRLSLTGTPFRSDTAPIPFVQYEPDAAGVRVSKSDYNYGYARALHDGVVRPVLFMVYAGHMRWRTRAGDEMEAKLGEDNTKDITSSAWRTALEPTGEWIPAVLRAADRRLTEVRHGIPDAGGLVIATDQSTARAYAKILEEICGEPVTVVLSDEKEASSRIEEFSGNTRRWMVAVRMVSEGVDVPRLAVGVYATSASTPLFFAQAIGRFVRARRRGETASVFLPNVPGLMALAAQLELERDHALDRRGGDEDDDGLLDDELLNAANREERASEEAGLGAWEAIGSDASFDRVLYDGTEFGTLAEPGSDEEFDFIGIPGLLEPEQVAELLRHRQSRQSRRAGERRRQVAEEEKPEPVALYRTLKEQRSLLNSLVGLWARHTGEAHSQVHAELRRVCGGPAVAQASVTQLQARIELLRRRLGSR; this is encoded by the coding sequence GTGAGCACCGCGACCCCTTCCGGCCCCCTGCCGGGCACCTCGGCCGCCGAGCACCTCTCCCCGTCCTTCCCCGAGCGCGCCGCCTGGGGCACGGCGAGCAAGCTGCGCGCGTGGCAGGCCGAAGCCCTCGAGCTCTACCTGGCCGAACAGCCCCGAGACTTCCTCGCTGCCGCCACGCCGGGCGCCGGCAAGACCACGTTCGCCCTGCGCCTCGCGGCCGAGTTGCGCGCCCGCCGGGTGATCGACCGCATCACGGTGGTCGCGCCCACCGACCATTTGAAGCGACAGTGGGCGGATGCCGCGGCGCGCGCCGGCATCCGCCTCGATCCCGGGTTCCGCAATGCCCACGGCCGCAGCGCCCGGCACTTCCATGGGGTCGTCGTGACCTACGCCCAGGTCGCCATGCGGCCGGCCCTGCATCGGGAGCTCACGCTCTCGGGCCGCACCCTCGTGATCCTCGACGAGGTGCACCACGGTGGCGACGCGCTGTCGTGGGGCGACGCGATCCGTGAGGCGTTCGAGCCGGCGACGAAGCGGTTGTCGCTCACGGGCACGCCGTTCCGCTCCGATACCGCGCCGATCCCGTTCGTGCAATACGAGCCCGACGCCGCCGGGGTGCGCGTCTCGAAGAGCGACTACAACTACGGCTATGCGCGAGCACTGCACGACGGTGTCGTGCGGCCGGTCCTGTTCATGGTCTATGCCGGCCACATGCGGTGGCGCACGAGGGCCGGCGACGAGATGGAGGCGAAGCTCGGCGAGGACAACACGAAAGACATCACCTCGTCGGCGTGGCGCACGGCCCTCGAACCCACCGGGGAGTGGATTCCGGCCGTGCTGCGCGCAGCCGACCGGCGGCTCACCGAGGTGCGGCACGGGATCCCCGACGCCGGCGGGCTCGTGATCGCGACCGACCAGTCAACGGCGCGCGCCTACGCCAAGATCCTCGAGGAGATCTGCGGCGAGCCCGTCACGGTCGTGCTCTCCGACGAGAAGGAGGCGAGCTCGCGCATCGAGGAGTTCTCGGGCAACACGAGGCGGTGGATGGTCGCGGTGCGCATGGTGTCCGAGGGCGTCGACGTGCCACGGCTCGCCGTGGGCGTCTACGCGACGAGCGCCTCCACGCCCCTCTTCTTCGCGCAGGCGATCGGCCGCTTCGTGCGGGCGAGGCGGCGCGGTGAGACCGCATCGGTGTTCCTGCCGAACGTGCCCGGGCTCATGGCGCTCGCGGCTCAGCTCGAGCTCGAGCGCGATCACGCGCTCGACCGTCGGGGCGGCGATGAGGACGACGACGGGCTCCTCGACGACGAGCTGCTGAACGCCGCGAACCGCGAGGAACGCGCGTCAGAGGAGGCCGGGCTCGGCGCGTGGGAGGCGATCGGATCCGACGCGTCCTTCGACCGGGTGCTCTACGACGGCACCGAGTTCGGCACGCTCGCGGAACCCGGCAGCGACGAGGAGTTCGACTTCATCGGCATCCCCGGGCTCCTCGAGCCCGAGCAGGTCGCCGAGCTGCTGCGGCACCGGCAGTCACGGCAGTCCCGGCGAGCGGGCGAGCGACGACGACAGGTCGCTGAAGAAGAGAAGCCCGAACCCGTTGCGCTGTATCGCACGCTCAAGGAGCAGCGTTCGCTCCTCAACAGCCTCGTCGGACTCTGGGCGAGGCACACCGGAGAGGCACACTCGCAAGTGCACGCCGAGCTTCGGCGCGTCTGCGGGGGGCCTGCCGTCGCGCAAGCGAGCGTCACGCAATTGCAGGCCCGCATCGAGCTCTTGCGACGTCGCCTCGGCAGTCGCTGA
- a CDS encoding SGNH/GDSL hydrolase family protein, producing the protein MVTQQHPWSRYVAIGDSFTEGIGDPDPNVPGGHRGWADRVAEVLGQGVEDFAYANLAVRGRLMQEIIDEQLEPALALHPDLITISAGGNDVIRPGTDPDEIAGRFQYAIERLSRDRATIVIFTGVDVGFSPVFRGIRGKVAIYNENLRTIAAKYDCIVADLWALTTIQDQRMWAPDRLHLNSLGHHTVARMVLAALNVENSLEPLKPEPLPLSTWRQARAGDLAWAREYLVPWVLRRVRHQSSGDFVTAKRPDAGPYSRGD; encoded by the coding sequence ATGGTCACGCAGCAGCACCCCTGGTCTCGCTATGTCGCCATCGGCGATTCGTTCACCGAGGGCATCGGCGACCCAGATCCCAACGTGCCGGGCGGCCATCGGGGCTGGGCCGACCGGGTTGCCGAGGTGCTCGGCCAGGGCGTCGAGGATTTCGCCTACGCGAATCTCGCGGTGCGCGGCAGGCTCATGCAGGAGATCATCGACGAACAGCTCGAGCCCGCGCTCGCGTTGCACCCCGACCTCATCACGATCTCCGCCGGCGGCAACGACGTCATTCGCCCTGGCACCGATCCCGACGAGATCGCCGGCAGGTTCCAGTACGCGATCGAGCGGCTCTCACGCGATCGTGCGACGATCGTGATCTTCACGGGAGTGGATGTCGGCTTCTCCCCCGTGTTCCGCGGCATCCGCGGCAAGGTCGCGATCTACAACGAGAACCTCCGCACGATCGCCGCGAAGTACGACTGCATCGTCGCCGACCTGTGGGCGCTCACCACCATTCAAGACCAGCGCATGTGGGCGCCCGACCGCCTGCACCTCAACTCCCTGGGCCACCACACGGTCGCGCGCATGGTGCTCGCCGCGCTCAACGTCGAGAACTCGCTCGAGCCGCTGAAGCCCGAGCCCCTGCCCCTCAGCACGTGGCGCCAGGCTCGCGCCGGAGATCTCGCTTGGGCCCGGGAGTACCTCGTGCCCTGGGTGCTCCGCCGGGTGCGGCACCAGTCGTCGGGCGACTTCGTCACGGCGAAGCGGCCAGACGCCGGGCCCTACTCGCGCGGCGACTGA
- a CDS encoding D-alanyl-D-alanine carboxypeptidase family protein, producing the protein MSPQLPTLERERRPDRTTTYRRRRIVVFGSLAVVLALLLTGGMYAGNTLGAPIPAAQPAVSAPEPIVAAAQPLALPSFGGYAVGAVGFDGLLAASPDQSLMPIASITKIVTALLILEAKPLAPGEEGPGIEYTEADVDLYWQVVAENGSVAPVSAGTTLSERQSLAAMLLASGNNYAISLATWAYGSMEAFLDAAQGWLDEHGLENTRLVDSSGISLDNVSTPAELVELGEIALADPTVSELVATQSMDLPVIGTVKNSNKLLGTHGVDGIKTGTTDDAANLLFSADYPVGSQVVTVVGVVLGGENHTVLDEAIAALLDSIAPGFQEVTALEAGQELASYSTAWGDTARARAVEGASVVIWSDTPVDVEVVAAPVTVAASGAEVGTATVRAGTQEIVVALELDAAIEDPGAWWRLSNPGALEAGAQSPRE; encoded by the coding sequence ATGTCACCGCAACTGCCGACCCTCGAACGCGAGCGCCGACCCGATCGCACCACGACCTACCGGCGGCGACGCATCGTCGTCTTCGGCTCGCTCGCGGTGGTGCTCGCCCTGCTGCTCACCGGCGGTATGTACGCGGGCAACACGCTCGGCGCTCCGATCCCCGCGGCGCAGCCGGCGGTGTCGGCTCCCGAGCCCATCGTGGCAGCCGCGCAGCCGCTCGCACTGCCGAGCTTCGGCGGCTACGCGGTCGGCGCCGTCGGCTTCGACGGACTGCTCGCCGCGAGCCCCGACCAGTCGCTCATGCCCATCGCGAGCATCACGAAGATCGTCACGGCACTGCTCATCCTCGAGGCCAAACCGCTCGCCCCGGGCGAAGAGGGCCCCGGCATCGAGTACACCGAGGCCGACGTCGATCTCTACTGGCAGGTCGTCGCCGAGAACGGCTCGGTCGCACCGGTGAGTGCCGGCACCACACTGAGCGAGCGGCAGAGCCTCGCGGCGATGCTCCTCGCATCGGGGAACAACTACGCGATCTCGCTCGCGACCTGGGCCTACGGGTCGATGGAGGCGTTCCTCGATGCCGCACAGGGCTGGCTCGACGAACACGGGCTCGAGAACACCCGGCTCGTCGATTCGAGCGGCATCTCCCTCGACAACGTCAGCACCCCGGCCGAGCTCGTCGAACTCGGGGAGATCGCCCTCGCCGATCCCACGGTCTCCGAGCTCGTCGCGACGCAGAGCATGGACCTGCCTGTGATCGGCACCGTCAAGAACTCGAACAAGCTGCTCGGCACCCATGGCGTCGACGGCATCAAGACCGGTACGACCGACGACGCGGCGAACCTGCTGTTCTCCGCGGACTACCCGGTCGGCTCGCAGGTCGTCACGGTCGTCGGCGTGGTGCTCGGGGGAGAGAACCACACCGTGCTCGATGAGGCCATCGCCGCGCTCCTCGACAGCATCGCACCCGGATTCCAGGAGGTCACGGCACTCGAGGCCGGCCAGGAGTTGGCGTCGTACTCCACGGCGTGGGGCGACACCGCCCGCGCACGCGCGGTGGAAGGGGCATCCGTCGTCATCTGGAGCGACACCCCGGTCGACGTCGAGGTCGTGGCCGCTCCCGTCACCGTCGCGGCGAGCGGCGCCGAGGTCGGCACGGCGACGGTCAGAGCCGGCACGCAGGAGATCGTCGTCGCGCTCGAACTCGACGCGGCGATCGAGGATCCGGGCGCCTGGTGGCGACTGTCGAATCCCGGCGCACTCGAGGCCGGGGCTCAGTCGCCGCGCGAGTAG
- a CDS encoding TrmH family RNA methyltransferase — protein MHIERVRDAASDTVADFARLTDVTLRSATEPERGLYIAESAKVIRRAVAAGHRPRSVLMEEKWLPGLQEALAPFDIPVHLADPDQLEAITGYRVHRGALAAFERPELPDPAELLRAARRVVVLEDIVDHTNVGAIFRSVAALGADAVFVSPRCADPLYRRSVRVSMGTVFQVPWTRLPDWPEAERMLRVHDFAIAALALADGAVSLRALAADPPTRLAVVFGAEGDGLSRNALAAADTVVTIPMSHGVDSLNVAAAAAVVLYALSADD, from the coding sequence ATGCACATCGAACGAGTCCGCGACGCGGCATCCGACACCGTCGCCGACTTCGCGCGGCTGACCGACGTGACCCTGCGAAGTGCCACCGAGCCCGAGCGAGGGCTCTACATCGCCGAGTCGGCGAAGGTCATCCGCCGGGCGGTCGCCGCGGGGCACCGGCCGCGCTCGGTGCTGATGGAGGAGAAGTGGCTGCCCGGATTGCAGGAGGCCCTCGCTCCGTTCGACATCCCGGTGCACCTCGCCGACCCCGACCAGCTCGAGGCGATCACCGGGTACCGCGTGCACCGCGGGGCCCTCGCCGCGTTCGAGCGACCCGAACTGCCCGATCCAGCGGAGCTGCTCAGGGCCGCCCGCCGGGTCGTGGTGCTCGAGGACATCGTCGACCACACGAACGTCGGCGCGATCTTCCGCTCGGTCGCGGCGCTCGGCGCCGACGCGGTGTTCGTCAGCCCTCGCTGCGCCGACCCGCTGTATCGCCGGAGCGTTCGCGTGAGCATGGGCACGGTCTTCCAGGTGCCGTGGACCCGACTGCCCGACTGGCCTGAGGCTGAGCGGATGCTGCGAGTCCACGACTTCGCCATCGCCGCGCTCGCCCTCGCCGACGGGGCCGTCTCGCTGAGGGCACTCGCGGCCGATCCGCCCACCCGACTCGCCGTCGTGTTCGGCGCCGAGGGCGACGGGCTCAGCCGGAACGCACTCGCCGCGGCCGACACGGTCGTCACGATCCCGATGTCGCACGGTGTCGACTCCCTCAACGTCGCGGCGGCGGCCGCCGTCGTGCTCTACGCGCTCAGCGCCGACGATTAG
- a CDS encoding Sir2 family NAD-dependent protein deacetylase, producing the protein MRGARVAVLTGAGVSTDSGIPDYRGEGAPVRTPMTVQAFLASENSRKRYWAGSHLGWRSFGSARPNTGHLALAKLEAGGVVSGVVTQNVDGLHRRAGSRHVVELHGSMDRVLCLSCGQHYARQAIADRLTELNPEIDLGTTIRLAPDGDVQVDDVEAMAIPACTVCGGVLKPDVVFFGEFVPADIFKAAASLVQSAEVLLVAGSSLVVNSGMRLIEQARRRRLPIIVVNRGITKGDSRAVVKIDAGASETLTAMADALLA; encoded by the coding sequence ATGCGGGGCGCGCGCGTGGCCGTTCTCACGGGCGCCGGCGTGAGCACCGACTCGGGGATCCCCGACTATCGCGGCGAGGGTGCGCCCGTGCGCACGCCGATGACGGTGCAGGCCTTCCTGGCCTCTGAGAACTCGCGCAAGCGGTACTGGGCCGGCAGTCACCTCGGATGGCGCAGCTTCGGCAGCGCCCGGCCGAACACCGGACACCTGGCCCTGGCGAAGCTCGAAGCGGGCGGGGTCGTCTCAGGCGTCGTCACGCAGAACGTCGACGGACTGCACCGCCGCGCCGGCAGTCGTCACGTCGTCGAACTGCACGGCAGCATGGATCGCGTGCTGTGCCTGAGCTGCGGCCAGCACTATGCGCGCCAGGCGATCGCCGACCGGCTCACCGAGCTGAACCCCGAGATCGACCTCGGCACCACGATCCGGCTCGCTCCCGACGGCGACGTGCAGGTCGACGACGTCGAAGCCATGGCCATCCCCGCGTGCACCGTATGCGGCGGGGTACTGAAGCCCGACGTCGTCTTCTTCGGCGAATTCGTGCCGGCCGACATCTTCAAGGCCGCGGCGTCGCTTGTGCAATCGGCCGAGGTCCTGCTCGTCGCGGGCTCGTCGCTCGTCGTGAACTCGGGCATGCGGCTCATCGAGCAGGCACGCCGGCGACGGCTGCCCATCATCGTCGTGAACCGGGGCATCACGAAGGGCGACAGCCGCGCCGTCGTGAAGATCGACGCCGGCGCGAGCGAGACGCTCACCGCCATGGCCGACGCGCTGTTGGCGTGA